A DNA window from Parabacteroides johnsonii DSM 18315 contains the following coding sequences:
- a CDS encoding helix-turn-helix domain-containing protein, which translates to MKKLYDKYTIYEYSDKGIVEEICKRVRSLRLSCCFSQQEFADKAGVSLVTIKRIESCKVNDIALSTLLKILRISGTLEGVADLVPELPDSPFLINEKTGKRVQRFSSKRKTV; encoded by the coding sequence ATGAAAAAGTTATATGATAAATATACAATATATGAATATTCAGATAAAGGTATTGTAGAGGAAATCTGCAAGAGAGTTAGGTCTTTACGGCTTAGCTGTTGTTTTTCTCAGCAAGAATTTGCAGACAAAGCCGGGGTATCCCTTGTTACTATTAAGAGAATAGAGTCCTGCAAGGTAAATGATATTGCCCTGAGTACGCTGCTTAAGATCCTGCGTATAAGTGGGACCCTTGAAGGGGTTGCCGATTTGGTACCGGAACTTCCTGATTCTCCTTTCCTTATCAATGAAAAAACAGGTAAGAGAGTACAACGATTTAGCAGTAAACGCAAGACGGTATGA
- a CDS encoding type II toxin-antitoxin system HipA family toxin, whose product MKKEPIIVNVYLWGTCIGKLSWNFEKHCSVFQFTDEYRKQDYDICPSTHPKRTPLTASFYGNTDKLYQGLPEFLADALPDQWGASLFDKWLTDSNIKVTESLPLLKLSYIGKRAMGALEFEPEVRDDDPRGLVDMSSLATLASKVYNDRDAAVISPEDNLTMKKLIYLGTSAGGMRPKAVIAYDLETEEFRSGQVDLPKDFKQYIIKFKEEENSPTTEIEMVYYEMAKEAGINMMPCFLKEIDGRNHFVTERFDRKNGDKIFSQTLAAIMPGADDYLKLCWIAETLNLPQEDKDQIFIRMVFNYVAGVSDDHNKNISFIMDKTGVWRLSPAYDVMFTANTWENSSAHIHSMGVMGKRSALTTSDFVNFAEDFVEDPEKKILQVFDAVGKFQSLCDKFGIDRAISDKIRQVLDGLVTDDLNLLHAKKQ is encoded by the coding sequence ATGAAGAAAGAGCCAATCATAGTGAATGTATATCTATGGGGAACCTGCATAGGTAAATTGAGCTGGAACTTTGAAAAGCATTGTTCCGTATTCCAATTTACGGATGAATATAGGAAGCAAGATTATGATATATGCCCTTCCACACATCCTAAGAGAACCCCTTTGACTGCTTCTTTTTATGGGAATACGGATAAATTGTATCAAGGACTTCCGGAATTCCTTGCAGACGCACTTCCTGACCAATGGGGAGCTTCTTTGTTTGACAAGTGGCTCACGGATAGTAATATAAAGGTTACGGAGTCATTGCCGCTGTTGAAGCTCTCTTATATAGGCAAGAGGGCTATGGGGGCTTTGGAATTTGAACCGGAGGTTAGGGATGATGATCCTCGTGGGCTGGTGGATATGTCATCATTGGCAACGTTGGCTTCCAAAGTATATAATGATCGGGATGCGGCTGTCATATCACCGGAGGATAACCTTACGATGAAAAAGTTGATATATCTTGGAACTTCCGCAGGTGGTATGCGCCCCAAGGCAGTGATTGCCTATGATCTTGAAACGGAGGAGTTTCGCTCCGGCCAGGTGGATTTGCCTAAAGATTTTAAACAGTATATTATAAAATTCAAAGAGGAGGAGAACTCTCCTACCACAGAGATAGAAATGGTATATTACGAGATGGCAAAGGAAGCAGGGATTAACATGATGCCATGCTTCCTAAAAGAAATTGATGGAAGGAACCATTTCGTAACAGAAAGGTTTGACCGCAAGAATGGTGACAAGATTTTTAGCCAAACGCTCGCCGCCATTATGCCGGGTGCGGATGATTATCTAAAGCTATGTTGGATAGCAGAGACTCTGAATCTTCCCCAGGAAGACAAAGACCAGATATTCATTAGGATGGTATTTAATTATGTGGCAGGTGTATCAGATGATCATAATAAGAATATATCGTTTATCATGGACAAGACAGGAGTGTGGCGGTTATCACCTGCATACGATGTCATGTTCACTGCAAATACATGGGAGAATTCTTCTGCTCACATTCATTCAATGGGGGTGATGGGTAAAAGGTCAGCCTTGACCACAAGTGACTTCGTTAATTTTGCAGAGGATTTTGTGGAAGATCCTGAAAAAAAGATATTACAAGTATTTGATGCAGTAGGCAAGTTTCAATCATTATGTGATAAGTTTGGCATAGATAGGGCTATATCAGATAAAATCCGGCAGGTGTTGGATGGATTGGTTACTGATGATTTGAACTTATTGCATGCAAAGAAGCAATAA
- a CDS encoding RNA polymerase sigma-70 factor, whose protein sequence is MDEKTDIKRFNNIFVTHRDRYIRFAYSYTYNQEAAEDLVTESLMYYWENRHRLEEVKDIPLYILVTLKNKCLDYLQRERTWNNIAENLLSNKEWELQMRISSLEACEPETLFSNEVQELVNQALAKLPEKSRHIFIMSRYEGKNYQTIAKETNLSVKSIEFHISKALNLLRKELKDYLPCLLFLLDFFYVP, encoded by the coding sequence ATGGATGAGAAAACGGACATAAAACGATTCAATAATATTTTCGTCACCCATCGGGACCGATACATTCGGTTCGCCTATTCTTATACATATAATCAAGAAGCAGCAGAAGACCTGGTGACGGAAAGTCTGATGTATTATTGGGAAAACCGGCATCGGTTAGAAGAAGTCAAAGACATACCTTTATATATACTAGTCACCCTAAAAAACAAATGCCTGGATTACCTTCAGCGTGAACGTACTTGGAATAATATCGCTGAAAATTTGCTATCCAACAAAGAGTGGGAACTGCAAATGCGTATCTCCAGCCTGGAAGCATGTGAGCCGGAAACATTGTTCAGCAATGAAGTACAGGAGCTTGTTAACCAAGCTCTGGCAAAACTACCGGAAAAGTCCAGACATATCTTTATCATGAGCCGGTACGAAGGGAAAAATTACCAAACAATAGCCAAGGAAACCAACCTTTCAGTGAAGAGTATCGAGTTTCATATCAGTAAAGCGCTGAATTTATTACGCAAAGAGTTAAAAGACTACCTTCCTTGCCTGCTATTTTTACTGGATTTCTTTTACGTCCCCTAA
- a CDS encoding SagB/ThcOx family dehydrogenase yields MRKLSFIFATLLLVVTMHAQDLKVIKLNSPDKNRGCSVMKALSGRHSDREYADKELSLQDLSDLLWAANGINRPDGKRTAPSALNKQDIDIYVIMKEGAYLYDAKTNSLQPLAKGDHRAAVAGGQDFVKSAPVSLVLVSDLSRFGNIADHTKLMAAVDAGIVCQNINIFCASTGLATVPRATMDQAALKRILKLTDNQLPIMNNPVGYPRK; encoded by the coding sequence ATGAGAAAATTATCATTCATTTTTGCAACGCTATTACTCGTCGTCACCATGCATGCACAGGATCTGAAAGTAATCAAATTAAACTCTCCGGACAAAAACAGAGGATGTTCCGTTATGAAAGCGTTATCCGGCCGCCACTCCGATCGGGAATATGCAGACAAGGAACTCAGTTTACAGGATTTATCGGATTTGTTATGGGCTGCGAACGGGATTAACCGCCCAGACGGAAAACGAACGGCTCCTTCAGCGCTGAACAAACAGGATATCGATATTTATGTCATTATGAAAGAGGGTGCTTACCTGTATGATGCCAAAACAAACAGCCTGCAACCTCTTGCTAAAGGAGATCACCGGGCTGCTGTTGCCGGCGGTCAGGATTTTGTCAAATCGGCTCCAGTCAGTCTGGTACTCGTCTCCGATCTTTCACGCTTCGGAAACATTGCCGATCATACCAAACTGATGGCTGCTGTCGATGCCGGCATCGTTTGCCAAAACATCAATATTTTCTGTGCATCCACCGGTCTGGCAACCGTTCCCCGTGCCACTATGGATCAGGCTGCTTTAAAACGAATTTTGAAATTAACGGACAATCAATTACCAATCATGAACAATCCGGTAGGATATCCACGGAAATAA
- a CDS encoding outer membrane beta-barrel family protein, giving the protein MKEKLLYLMLILFVSASVFAQTGGGSAAFTIKGQVVDSLSNESVPYATLRIALASAPQNPVKLLACDDDGKFTATMNKPGKYVMTMESLGKVPAKKTFTLSENKKLLDFGKLFMNDDTQQLKEVTVVAQKPLVKVEVDKLTYNLEDDPEAKTNNALEMFRKVPMVTVDGEDKIQLKGSSNYKIYMNGKPSNLLSGDNASDVLKSMPASSIKNIEVITDPGSKYDAEGVGGIINIITTKNALQGYTGTVRANASTLGSFGGGGYVSMKAGKFGITANYGYNYRNSPWNDSYSERFTDEDMLADGNPTRLEEKGRSKNKGPFQYGYLEGSYEIDTLNLLSVGVNLFRGKNKSLSELDAVLDPLDGIDNRLRSYDPVYRYNRNSVSEGTFGSTDINVDFQHSTSKKDELLTLSYRFSQSPNDNEGRTEVDVQEGYYYLSGEYPKWNINDASTVEHTGQVDYTTPLFEKQTLEVGVKYINRQNKSNTLEQIYNDSTKIWEDRSRDNSQFKHTQHIYSAYLGYLVRLNKFGIKAGVRAEGTSLKASFARKPDLNFSTDYFDVVPNATLTYQMDMSSQIRLGYNMRIQRPGIWFLNPYINDVNPQNISQGNPNLDSEKSNNVNLNFSKFTQKFSINASLSYTFVNNAIERYTTTADFPSTDPRSQYNGALWNTYDNIGKKQQVGIFLYGNWSPTTWFRIYMNGGADYTDMKASDLGMSNKGWSGRVFAGSQFTLPKDFRINLHGGYFSPWIQLQSKQSPFYFAGLNISKDFLKKKLSVSLGAQNPFWKTMKMEMTTTGEGFRDVSTNWRHSREFRLSVSYRFGTMKGQIKKVRRGISNDDSKGGGEGNSGGGEQGM; this is encoded by the coding sequence ATGAAAGAAAAACTACTCTACTTAATGCTGATACTATTTGTGTCTGCGTCAGTGTTTGCGCAAACCGGAGGTGGATCGGCTGCCTTTACAATTAAGGGCCAAGTAGTCGACTCTTTATCCAATGAGTCCGTACCTTATGCCACGTTGAGGATAGCTTTGGCTTCCGCACCACAGAATCCTGTGAAATTGTTGGCTTGCGATGATGATGGCAAGTTCACGGCAACGATGAACAAGCCGGGTAAATATGTGATGACAATGGAATCTTTAGGGAAGGTCCCTGCCAAGAAAACATTTACATTGTCGGAAAACAAAAAGCTCCTGGATTTTGGAAAACTGTTCATGAACGATGATACTCAGCAACTGAAGGAAGTCACTGTCGTTGCCCAGAAACCATTGGTTAAAGTCGAGGTCGACAAGCTGACGTACAATCTGGAAGACGATCCGGAAGCAAAGACGAACAATGCGTTGGAAATGTTTCGCAAGGTTCCGATGGTCACTGTGGATGGCGAGGATAAAATCCAGTTGAAAGGATCTTCCAATTATAAAATTTATATGAATGGCAAACCTTCCAATTTATTGAGTGGTGACAATGCATCCGATGTATTGAAAAGTATGCCAGCCAGCTCGATCAAAAACATCGAGGTCATTACCGACCCAGGTTCCAAATATGATGCTGAAGGTGTTGGAGGTATTATCAATATTATTACGACCAAGAACGCATTGCAAGGATATACGGGAACCGTTCGTGCCAATGCCAGCACACTGGGCAGTTTCGGTGGGGGCGGCTATGTCTCGATGAAGGCTGGAAAATTCGGTATTACAGCTAATTATGGTTATAACTATCGTAATTCCCCCTGGAACGATTCATATAGTGAACGTTTTACAGATGAGGATATGTTGGCAGACGGTAATCCGACGCGTTTGGAAGAAAAGGGACGCAGCAAAAACAAAGGACCGTTCCAGTATGGGTATCTGGAAGGTAGCTATGAGATCGACACGCTGAATTTGTTGAGTGTCGGTGTGAACCTTTTCAGAGGAAAGAACAAGAGCCTTTCCGAATTGGATGCCGTTTTGGACCCGTTGGATGGGATTGACAACCGTTTGCGTTCTTACGATCCTGTCTACAGGTATAACCGTAACTCTGTTTCGGAGGGTACGTTCGGTTCTACGGATATCAATGTCGATTTCCAGCATTCGACCAGCAAAAAAGATGAATTGCTGACGTTGTCTTATCGCTTTAGCCAGTCTCCGAATGACAATGAGGGACGTACGGAGGTCGATGTGCAAGAAGGTTATTACTATTTGTCCGGAGAATATCCGAAATGGAATATCAATGATGCCTCTACCGTAGAACACACCGGGCAGGTCGATTATACGACACCTCTGTTTGAGAAACAGACATTGGAAGTCGGTGTGAAATATATCAACCGGCAAAATAAAAGTAATACGCTGGAACAGATTTATAACGATTCTACTAAGATCTGGGAAGATCGTTCGAGAGACAACAGCCAGTTTAAACATACGCAACATATTTATTCGGCTTATTTAGGATATCTGGTACGACTGAATAAGTTCGGCATCAAAGCAGGGGTGCGCGCCGAGGGAACAAGCCTGAAGGCTTCTTTTGCCCGTAAGCCGGATTTGAATTTCAGTACGGATTATTTCGACGTCGTGCCGAATGCCACATTGACTTATCAAATGGATATGTCTTCCCAAATCCGTTTAGGATATAATATGCGTATCCAACGTCCGGGTATTTGGTTCTTGAATCCATATATCAATGATGTGAACCCGCAGAATATCTCCCAAGGTAATCCGAACCTGGATTCGGAAAAAAGTAATAATGTGAATTTGAACTTCAGTAAGTTCACTCAGAAGTTCAGTATTAATGCCAGTTTAAGTTATACGTTTGTCAATAATGCGATCGAACGCTATACGACGACGGCCGATTTCCCATCGACCGATCCCCGTTCCCAATATAATGGTGCTCTGTGGAATACATACGATAATATCGGTAAAAAACAACAGGTCGGTATTTTCCTGTATGGGAACTGGTCTCCGACAACTTGGTTCCGTATTTATATGAATGGTGGCGCGGATTATACGGATATGAAGGCCTCCGATTTGGGCATGAGCAACAAAGGCTGGAGCGGTCGTGTGTTTGCCGGTTCCCAATTCACGTTACCGAAAGACTTCCGCATCAATCTGCATGGAGGTTATTTTAGCCCCTGGATTCAGTTGCAAAGCAAGCAATCTCCTTTCTATTTTGCCGGATTGAACATTAGCAAGGATTTCTTGAAGAAGAAACTCTCTGTCTCTCTCGGGGCGCAGAACCCGTTCTGGAAAACAATGAAGATGGAGATGACGACTACCGGCGAAGGTTTCCGGGATGTCTCGACCAACTGGCGCCACTCGCGTGAGTTCCGTCTGAGCGTCTCTTACCGTTTCGGTACAATGAAAGGCCAGATCAAGAAAGTACGCCGCGGTATCAGTAATGATGACTCCAAAGGCGGAGGAGAAGGCAATTCAGGTGGTGGAGAACAAGGAATGTAA
- the lacZ4 gene encoding beta-glucuronidase LacZ4 — protein sequence MKHTIFSLILLFISTSIFAARKEILLNENWMFRFSHQVQFKSEERVNLPHTWNSGDALSGKQDYYRGMGNYTKTLFVKPEWKGKRLFLRFEGVNTIANVFINDVHIGEHRGGYGAFVFEITDKVKYDADNRILVKVNNALQQDVMPLVGDFNFYGGIYRDVNLIITDPVNISLTDYASPGVYLIQNKVTKEQADVKAKVLVSNGSATAQPVKVDIKIWEDDKLVQQQDIKVTVDANDWATTGMDLTIRNPRLWNGRKDPFMYKAEISLLSEGQIIDRIVQPLGLRYYHVDAEEGFFLNGEHLKLKGVCRHQDREERGNALYKMHHDEDAAIMVEMGANAVRLAHYPQATYFYDLMDKYGIVTWAEIPQIGPGGYQDRGYINQPSFRENGKEQLKELIRQHYNHPSICFWGLFNELKTIGDNPTEYIEELNDLAHKEDPTRLTTSASFLSYDDDINKVTDVIAWNQYFGWYGGSPSDMGKWLDANHKAHPEYKIAISEYGAGASIYHQQDSVKRGIASGWWHPENYQTYYHIGNWKALAERPFVWGSFIWNLFDFGAAHRVEGDRPGINDKGLVTFDRKVKKDAFYFYKANWNEDEPFVYITNRRHRDRSLAVTDIMIFSNQPEVELFVNGKSIGKQKPDEYATFEWKGVALQDGENTIEARSTQKKNPVNDKVTWTVK from the coding sequence ATGAAACACACAATCTTTAGTCTGATACTCCTTTTTATCAGCACTTCAATCTTTGCGGCACGTAAGGAAATCCTGTTGAATGAAAACTGGATGTTCCGTTTTTCCCATCAGGTACAGTTTAAAAGTGAAGAACGGGTGAACCTGCCTCATACCTGGAACAGTGGCGATGCCCTTTCCGGCAAACAGGATTACTATCGTGGAATGGGCAACTATACCAAAACGCTGTTTGTAAAGCCTGAATGGAAAGGCAAACGTCTTTTCCTGCGTTTCGAAGGAGTCAATACAATTGCGAATGTTTTTATTAACGATGTTCATATTGGTGAACATCGTGGCGGATATGGAGCGTTTGTATTCGAGATTACAGATAAGGTGAAATATGATGCCGACAATCGGATTTTAGTGAAGGTCAACAACGCTTTGCAGCAGGATGTTATGCCGTTGGTCGGTGATTTTAATTTCTATGGAGGGATCTACCGGGATGTGAATCTGATCATAACGGACCCGGTTAATATCTCGTTGACCGACTATGCATCTCCCGGTGTCTATCTGATTCAGAATAAAGTGACGAAAGAGCAGGCCGATGTAAAGGCGAAAGTGCTCGTCTCTAACGGAAGTGCGACGGCGCAACCCGTAAAAGTGGACATCAAGATCTGGGAAGACGATAAACTTGTCCAGCAGCAGGATATAAAGGTTACGGTGGATGCCAATGACTGGGCTACAACCGGAATGGATTTGACAATCCGAAATCCCCGTCTTTGGAATGGCCGTAAAGATCCGTTCATGTATAAGGCCGAAATATCTCTTCTTTCCGAAGGTCAAATAATAGATCGGATTGTACAGCCATTAGGCTTGCGCTATTATCATGTGGATGCCGAAGAAGGCTTTTTCTTGAATGGTGAACATCTGAAGCTGAAAGGAGTATGCCGCCATCAGGATCGGGAGGAAAGGGGAAATGCTCTTTATAAAATGCACCACGATGAAGATGCAGCCATTATGGTAGAAATGGGAGCTAATGCCGTTCGTCTGGCTCATTACCCGCAAGCTACTTACTTTTATGACCTGATGGATAAATACGGTATTGTCACCTGGGCTGAAATTCCTCAGATCGGGCCGGGGGGATATCAGGATAGAGGCTATATCAACCAGCCTTCTTTTCGTGAGAACGGGAAAGAGCAGTTGAAAGAATTGATCCGCCAGCATTATAACCATCCGTCGATTTGTTTCTGGGGGCTGTTTAATGAGTTAAAGACCATCGGAGACAATCCGACCGAATATATCGAGGAATTGAACGATTTGGCCCATAAGGAGGACCCGACTCGCCTGACGACATCTGCCAGCTTCCTTTCTTACGATGATGATATAAATAAGGTAACCGACGTGATTGCTTGGAACCAGTATTTCGGTTGGTATGGCGGTTCTCCGTCCGATATGGGAAAATGGCTGGATGCCAATCATAAGGCACATCCGGAATATAAGATCGCCATCAGCGAATATGGGGCAGGAGCAAGCATCTACCACCAGCAGGATTCTGTGAAACGGGGGATCGCTTCCGGTTGGTGGCATCCGGAGAATTATCAGACCTATTATCATATCGGAAACTGGAAAGCATTGGCGGAACGTCCGTTCGTTTGGGGCTCTTTCATTTGGAACCTGTTTGACTTCGGTGCGGCCCACCGTGTGGAAGGTGACCGGCCCGGTATCAACGATAAAGGTCTGGTGACTTTCGACCGTAAGGTGAAGAAAGATGCTTTCTATTTTTATAAGGCCAACTGGAACGAAGACGAGCCGTTCGTCTATATTACGAACCGTCGCCATCGCGATCGTTCATTGGCAGTAACGGATATTATGATTTTCTCCAATCAGCCGGAAGTCGAGTTGTTTGTAAACGGAAAAAGTATCGGCAAACAAAAGCCGGACGAATATGCGACATTCGAATGGAAAGGTGTCGCTTTGCAGGATGGGGAGAACACGATAGAGGCCCGTTCCACTCAGAAGAAAAATCCTGTAAATGATAAGGTGACCTGGACGGTGAAATAA
- a CDS encoding sulfatase family protein, which yields MYKQLNHSSHDAAYLLGGILLFSFQGCKEKPVTPQGLSSTPNVIYIFPDQMRNHAMGFWREAGFREAVNFEGDPVHTPNLNRFAKESVVLTSAMSNCPLSSPHRGILLTGMYPEHSGVPLNCNANRPISSLREDATCISDVFSQAGYNCAYIGKLHVDCPTPNDPERPGKYVEDRVPAWDAYTPADRRHGFDYWYSYGTYDVHKHPHYWDTEGVKHEINEWSPEHEADKAISYLRNEGNVRDPKKPFFMMVSFNPPHSPYASLEDCMEEDYDLYKDLPLDSLLIRPNANREMKKAASVRYYFASVTGVDRAFGRILDELEKQGLDKNTLVIFSSDHGETMCSQNTDDPKNSPYAESMNVPFMIRFPGKVTPRIDSELLLSSPDIMPTILGLCGLEKQIPAAVEGRNYAGRFTGKDSSVPLRQGALYIKNIDGEKDAEGKVISYFPVARGIKTHQYTLSLTIDRKTKTLKEALLFDDLKDPYQMHNLPLQENHEIVSELCRQMVPLLKEADDPWYKEQILKELIPYEG from the coding sequence ATGTATAAACAACTCAATCATTCCAGCCATGATGCGGCATATCTTTTAGGGGGTATCCTTCTTTTTTCCTTTCAAGGATGCAAAGAAAAGCCTGTTACCCCCCAAGGTTTATCGAGCACTCCTAACGTCATCTACATCTTCCCGGACCAAATGCGCAACCATGCGATGGGTTTCTGGAGAGAAGCAGGATTCCGGGAAGCGGTGAATTTCGAGGGAGATCCGGTGCATACGCCTAATCTGAACCGGTTTGCGAAAGAATCCGTTGTACTGACTTCGGCTATGAGCAACTGCCCGCTGAGCAGTCCGCACCGGGGAATATTGTTGACGGGGATGTATCCGGAACATAGCGGAGTTCCCCTAAACTGTAATGCCAACCGTCCGATCAGTTCATTACGCGAAGATGCGACCTGCATCAGCGACGTGTTCAGCCAGGCTGGCTACAATTGTGCTTATATCGGGAAATTGCATGTCGACTGCCCCACTCCCAACGACCCGGAACGTCCCGGAAAATATGTGGAAGACCGTGTCCCGGCCTGGGACGCCTACACTCCGGCAGATCGCCGGCACGGCTTCGATTATTGGTATTCATATGGAACCTATGACGTGCACAAGCATCCGCATTATTGGGATACGGAAGGAGTAAAACATGAAATCAACGAGTGGTCTCCCGAACATGAAGCGGATAAAGCCATCTCCTATCTGCGGAACGAAGGGAACGTGCGTGACCCTAAAAAGCCGTTCTTCATGATGGTCAGCTTTAATCCGCCTCATAGCCCGTATGCTTCTCTGGAAGACTGCATGGAGGAAGATTACGACTTATACAAAGACCTTCCATTGGACAGCCTACTCATTCGCCCGAACGCAAACCGGGAGATGAAAAAAGCAGCTTCCGTACGTTATTACTTTGCATCGGTGACAGGCGTCGACCGGGCTTTCGGACGGATACTGGACGAACTCGAAAAGCAGGGATTGGATAAGAATACCCTCGTCATTTTCTCTTCCGATCATGGAGAAACCATGTGCAGCCAAAATACGGACGATCCCAAAAACTCGCCTTATGCCGAAAGTATGAACGTCCCGTTTATGATTCGTTTTCCCGGAAAAGTAACCCCTCGGATCGACAGCGAACTTTTGTTGTCTTCTCCCGATATCATGCCGACCATACTCGGACTGTGCGGCTTGGAAAAGCAGATCCCAGCAGCAGTGGAAGGGCGGAATTATGCAGGACGTTTTACAGGAAAAGACTCTTCCGTTCCTTTACGCCAGGGAGCCTTGTACATCAAGAATATCGACGGAGAAAAGGATGCCGAAGGAAAAGTCATTTCTTATTTTCCGGTAGCGAGAGGAATCAAGACACATCAATACACCCTATCACTCACAATCGACCGGAAGACGAAAACACTAAAAGAAGCACTTCTATTCGATGATTTGAAAGACCCGTACCAGATGCATAATCTCCCCCTGCAGGAGAATCATGAAATCGTTTCCGAACTATGCAGACAAATGGTCCCTCTGCTGAAAGAGGCAGACGATCCGTGGTATAAGGAACAAATATTAAAAGAACTGATTCCTTACGAAGGCTAA
- a CDS encoding RagB/SusD family nutrient uptake outer membrane protein: MNKYKLFFTCAASLLFMSSCYDLDRFPEDQLSAGTFFQTQDHADQAMMGVYSQMTHDDVFGRQFGFDCLGGIASGYDAPSYPNIGRGTYTTTEGAVGNKFKQLYEGVTRANIILQNVDNCDMSDDLKSRYKAEARFMRGLYYFTLLDFWGGIPLYDEKTIVAEDFSNMLNPRSSAEDVRKFIIQDLDDAIAHLPAKWDDSNKGRATSGAAMALKGKVLLFNNQYQEAATCFESVVNSGEYALYSDYANLFKPGGDESSEMIFAIQNIGGVGTDFGMPTTFYMGNRASYGSCWNNVMAATDFVDSYEWSDGRPFNWDEVIPGFNASDDVKKETFYATLNDDFDKVVTYPAAKDKLLEMYGKRDPRMAASIILPYTTYKGWYSNAPMNTEYVITAKSGQTNEKNGFIRVNGNYEMYLWRKFVAEYDMDGAINNREDTPINFPLIRYADVLLMLAECYNQTDQQTKAVEKINQVRERVGMPGLNSGPEYLKATTKDEVFKRIRHERAVELAGEGHSFSDMKRWKLLESLDGQVKGFTGQFYYNRVVQERDYLWPIPNGEMEKNPNLKGDQNPGW; the protein is encoded by the coding sequence ATGAACAAGTATAAATTATTCTTCACTTGCGCTGCTTCACTTTTATTCATGAGCAGTTGCTATGACCTGGATCGTTTTCCGGAAGACCAACTGAGTGCCGGAACCTTCTTCCAGACACAAGACCATGCCGACCAGGCAATGATGGGCGTTTACAGCCAAATGACACATGATGACGTGTTTGGCCGCCAGTTCGGTTTCGACTGTTTGGGTGGCATAGCATCCGGATATGACGCTCCTTCCTACCCGAATATCGGAAGAGGAACCTATACGACAACAGAAGGTGCTGTCGGTAATAAGTTCAAACAATTATATGAAGGTGTCACACGTGCGAACATCATCTTGCAGAATGTTGACAATTGCGATATGTCGGACGATTTGAAGAGCCGTTACAAAGCGGAAGCCCGCTTCATGCGCGGTCTCTACTATTTCACTTTGCTCGATTTCTGGGGCGGCATTCCTCTCTATGATGAAAAGACAATCGTAGCTGAAGATTTCTCCAATATGTTGAATCCGAGAAGCTCGGCTGAAGATGTGCGTAAGTTTATCATCCAGGACTTGGACGATGCTATCGCTCACCTGCCGGCAAAATGGGACGACTCGAACAAAGGCCGTGCCACATCCGGCGCCGCAATGGCTCTGAAAGGAAAAGTACTTCTTTTCAACAATCAGTACCAAGAAGCCGCTACTTGCTTCGAAAGCGTAGTCAACAGTGGTGAATATGCTTTATATTCGGACTATGCCAACCTGTTCAAGCCGGGTGGAGACGAAAGTTCCGAAATGATTTTCGCCATCCAGAACATCGGTGGTGTAGGTACAGACTTTGGTATGCCGACAACCTTCTACATGGGGAACCGTGCTTCTTACGGAAGCTGCTGGAACAATGTAATGGCAGCTACCGACTTCGTCGACTCTTATGAATGGTCTGATGGCCGTCCGTTCAACTGGGACGAAGTGATCCCGGGATTCAACGCAAGCGACGATGTGAAAAAAGAGACATTCTACGCCACATTGAACGACGATTTTGATAAAGTGGTAACTTACCCGGCTGCCAAAGATAAATTGTTAGAAATGTACGGCAAACGCGACCCGCGTATGGCTGCTTCTATCATCCTGCCATATACAACTTATAAAGGTTGGTATTCCAATGCTCCGATGAATACGGAATATGTCATTACCGCAAAATCCGGACAAACGAACGAAAAGAATGGTTTTATCCGCGTCAATGGTAATTACGAAATGTATTTATGGCGCAAGTTTGTTGCCGAATACGACATGGACGGAGCCATCAACAACCGTGAAGATACGCCAATCAATTTCCCATTGATCCGCTATGCAGACGTACTGTTGATGCTGGCTGAATGCTACAACCAAACAGATCAGCAAACCAAAGCTGTAGAAAAGATCAATCAGGTTCGTGAACGTGTCGGTATGCCAGGCCTCAACAGTGGTCCGGAGTATTTGAAGGCAACTACCAAGGACGAAGTCTTCAAACGTATCAGACATGAACGTGCTGTCGAATTAGCAGGTGAAGGCCATAGCTTCAGTGACATGAAACGTTGGAAACTGCTCGAATCCCTGGATGGACAAGTTAAAGGTTTCACCGGACAGTTCTATTATAATCGTGTCGTTCAGGAACGCGATTACCTGTGGCCGATTCCAAATGGTGAAATGGAAAAGAACCCGAACCTGAAAGGGGATCAGAACCCAGGATGGTAA